A DNA window from Bos javanicus breed banteng chromosome 10, ARS-OSU_banteng_1.0, whole genome shotgun sequence contains the following coding sequences:
- the SCG3 gene encoding secretogranin-3 isoform X4 produces MGFLWTGTWIVVLMLHSSPIQAFPKPADSQDKPLHNRELSAERPLNEQIAEAEADEIKKTYPPDDPDGLHQLDGTPLTAEDIVQKIATRIYEENDRGVFDRIVSKLLNLGLITESQAHTLEDEVAEVLQKLISKEANNYEEELNKPTSKTESQTGKIPEKVTPMAAIQDAFTNGENDETVSNTLTLTNGLERRTKTYSEDNFEELQYFPNFYALLKSIDSEKEAKEKETLITIMKTLIDFVKMMVKYGTISPEEGVSYLENLDETIALQTKNKLEKNVTDNKSKLFAVPSEKSHEETDSTKEEAAKMEKEYGTLKDSTKDDDSNPRGKTDEHKGKTEAYLEAIRKNIDWLKKHNKKENKEDYDLSKMRDFINQQADAYVEKGILDKEEADAIKRIYSSL; encoded by the exons ATGGGTTTCCTTTGGACCGGCACTTGGATTGTGGTATTGATGCTCCACAGCAGCCCAATTCAGGCTTTCCCCAAACCGGCAGATAGCCAAG ACAAACCCCTACATAATAGAGAATTAAGTGCAGAAAGACCTTTGAATGAGCAG AttgctgaagcagaagcagacGAGATTAAAAAAACGTACCCTCCAG ATGACCCAGACGGCCTTCATCAACTTGACGGCACTCCTTTAACTGCTGAAGACATTGTCCAGAAAATTGCTACCAGGATTTATGAGGAAAACGACAGAGGAGTATTTGACAGGATCGTTTCCAAACTGCTGAATCTTGGCCTA ATTACAGAAAGCCAGGCACAcacattggaagatgaagttgcAGAGGTTTTACAAAAATTGATCTCTAAGGAAGCCAATAATTATGAAGAGGAACTCAATAAACCAACAAGCAAGACTGAGAGTCAGACTGGGAAAATACCAGAGAAAGTG ACTCCAATGGCAGCAATTCAAGATGCTTTTACTAATGGAGAAAATGATGAAACAGTATCTAACACCTTAACCTTGACAAACGGCTTGGAAAGGAGAACTAAAACCTACAGTGAAGACAACTTTGAGGAACTCCAGTATTTCCCAAACTTCTATGCACTACTGAAAAGTATTGATTCAG aaaaagaggcaaaagagaaagaaaccctGATTACTATCATGAAAACCTTGATTGACTTTGTGAAGATGATGGTAAAATATGGCACCATATCTCCAGAAGAAGGCGTCTCCTATCTTG AAAACCTGGATGAAACAATTGCTCTTCAGACCaagaataaactagaaaaaaatgttaCTGACAATAAGAGCAAACTTTTCGCAG TGCCATCAGAGAAGAGTCATGAAGAAACAGACAGTACCAAGGAAGAAGCTGCGAAGATGGAAAAGGAATATGGAACCTTGAAGGATTCCACAAAAGATGATGACTCCAACCCAAGAGGAAAGACAGATGAGCACAAAG GGAAAACAGAAGCCTATTTGGAAGCCATCAGAAAAAATATTGATTGGTTGAAGAAacacaacaaaaaggaaaataaagaag
- the SCG3 gene encoding secretogranin-3 isoform X2 — MGFLWTGTWIVVLMLHSSPIQAFPKPADSQDKPLHNRELSAERPLNEQIAEAEADEIKKTYPPENKPGESNYSFVDNLNLLKAITEKEKNEKERQSVKISPNDNKLNVEDVDSTKNRRLIDDYDSTKSGLDRKFQDDPDGLHQLDGTPLTAEDIVQKIATRIYEENDRGVFDRIVSKLLNLGLITESQAHTLEDEVAEVLQKLISKEANNYEEELNKPTSKTESQTGKIPEKVTPMAAIQDAFTNGENDETVSNTLTLTNGLERRTKTYSEDNFEELQYFPNFYALLKSIDSEKEAKEKETLITIMKTLIDFVKMMVKYGTISPEEGVSYLENLDETIALQTKNKLEKNVTDNKSKLFAVPSEKSHEETDSTKEEAAKMEKEYGTLKDSTKDDDSNPRGKTDEHKGKTEAYLEAIRKNIDWLKKHNKKENKEDYDLSKMRDFINQQADAYVEKGILDKEEADAIKRIYSSL; from the exons ATGGGTTTCCTTTGGACCGGCACTTGGATTGTGGTATTGATGCTCCACAGCAGCCCAATTCAGGCTTTCCCCAAACCGGCAGATAGCCAAG ACAAACCCCTACATAATAGAGAATTAAGTGCAGAAAGACCTTTGAATGAGCAG AttgctgaagcagaagcagacGAGATTAAAAAAACGTACCCTCCAG aaaacaaGCCAGGTGAAAGCAATTATTCCTTTGTTGATAACTTGAACCTGCTAAAGGCcataacagaaaaggaaaaaaatgagaaagaaagacaatctgtaaaaatttccccaaatgatAATAAATTGAATGTGGAAGATGTTGATTCAACCAAGAATCGAAGACTGATTGATGATTATGATTCTACTAAGAGTGGACTGGACCGTAAATTTCAAg ATGACCCAGACGGCCTTCATCAACTTGACGGCACTCCTTTAACTGCTGAAGACATTGTCCAGAAAATTGCTACCAGGATTTATGAGGAAAACGACAGAGGAGTATTTGACAGGATCGTTTCCAAACTGCTGAATCTTGGCCTA ATTACAGAAAGCCAGGCACAcacattggaagatgaagttgcAGAGGTTTTACAAAAATTGATCTCTAAGGAAGCCAATAATTATGAAGAGGAACTCAATAAACCAACAAGCAAGACTGAGAGTCAGACTGGGAAAATACCAGAGAAAGTG ACTCCAATGGCAGCAATTCAAGATGCTTTTACTAATGGAGAAAATGATGAAACAGTATCTAACACCTTAACCTTGACAAACGGCTTGGAAAGGAGAACTAAAACCTACAGTGAAGACAACTTTGAGGAACTCCAGTATTTCCCAAACTTCTATGCACTACTGAAAAGTATTGATTCAG aaaaagaggcaaaagagaaagaaaccctGATTACTATCATGAAAACCTTGATTGACTTTGTGAAGATGATGGTAAAATATGGCACCATATCTCCAGAAGAAGGCGTCTCCTATCTTG AAAACCTGGATGAAACAATTGCTCTTCAGACCaagaataaactagaaaaaaatgttaCTGACAATAAGAGCAAACTTTTCGCAG TGCCATCAGAGAAGAGTCATGAAGAAACAGACAGTACCAAGGAAGAAGCTGCGAAGATGGAAAAGGAATATGGAACCTTGAAGGATTCCACAAAAGATGATGACTCCAACCCAAGAGGAAAGACAGATGAGCACAAAG GGAAAACAGAAGCCTATTTGGAAGCCATCAGAAAAAATATTGATTGGTTGAAGAAacacaacaaaaaggaaaataaagaag